A stretch of Candidatus Sphingomonas phytovorans DNA encodes these proteins:
- a CDS encoding J domain-containing protein yields MARSSSRSVDWGFPRWRGYGAGREATTVRLCDRHGCDSPGNCPAPKSPNSPDRWYFCQDHAAEYNRGWNYFEGLTAEEAAKREADETRTADGYAEAKHYGWTGPGDGSRSRDEMRALELLELDADADFDAVRVAWRRLAKSCHPDVRPGDKEAAARFQAIQAAYDVLRAAEDARQWKPAG; encoded by the coding sequence ATGGCGCGTTCCTCCTCCCGATCGGTCGACTGGGGTTTTCCCCGCTGGCGCGGCTATGGTGCCGGGCGCGAGGCGACGACGGTTCGGCTGTGCGACCGGCATGGCTGCGACTCGCCGGGCAATTGCCCGGCGCCGAAATCGCCCAACAGCCCGGATCGCTGGTATTTCTGCCAGGATCACGCGGCCGAATATAATCGCGGCTGGAATTATTTCGAAGGCCTGACCGCGGAAGAGGCCGCCAAGCGCGAAGCGGACGAGACGCGGACGGCGGACGGCTATGCCGAAGCGAAGCATTATGGCTGGACCGGTCCGGGCGACGGCAGCCGCTCGCGCGACGAGATGCGCGCGCTCGAACTGCTCGAACTGGACGCCGATGCCGATTTCGACGCGGTGCGCGTCGCGTGGCGCCGCCTTGCGAAATCCTGCCATCCCGATGTGCGTCCCGGCGACAAGGAAGCGGCGGCACGTTTCCAGGCGATCCAGGCAGCTTATGACGTGCTGCGCGCCGCCGAGGATGCGCGGCAGTGGAAGCCTGCCGGTTGA
- a CDS encoding amino acid adenylation domain-containing protein, with product MRDDEPYARDELLHEMFEASYRRHFSRTAVRLLGDNLENSRRAALSYMELHQRALRFARMLQSMGVRHGDRVVLCLPRGLDQYMAILGTLWCGACYVPVDWAYPQDRIDYIIEDSGAVLVVTETERAAAMPIRSLSVDAMLGDLAALEADSLGRHETEASPDDLAYIIYTSGTTGRPKGVMITHRNACHLVRSESAILALDGKDLVFGGFSLAFDMSVETMWSAFFVGAELLVASEALAKAGPDMALVLAREAVTVWHVVPSLLTLVDIDMPALRLLNLGGEACPPDLVERWARPGRRILNTYGPTETTVTATWTEVQPGRRVTIGRPLPGYTAWIVDEALWPVAAGAEGELVIGGPGVGAGYVGRPDLTAEKFVQTPFEGPDGQTALIYRSGDLVRLDAVGDIEFIGRIDTQVKIRGFRVELAEIEAVLAEDAAVAQAVVHLFRDDDGSEFLAAFLVARANARIDLDDAKARVRDRLPNYMRPAAYEILPSLPTLPASGKVDRKALQRPAMLVDTTRETVEPATPLEATLHAIWSESFAPQKVSVLDDIFEDLGGHSLKVARLVSAIRTAPGLEGVSIQDLYAASNIRALATRIGSQAPVEQAEELPFHRIVAWKRWLCGLAQTIALIPIFTVAGLQWFFPYLAYTRMADQVDRVTALLLSGFSFVFIPPLAMIASVIVKWLVIGRFRAGDYPLWGSYYFRWWFVRRFSEVIATPYLAGTPMIRVYYRLLGARVGTDAFIGRGNIDAADLVTIGPRAIISDYAMLATSSVERGLLRLGSAEIGAGAFVGSMAVVGRGSVLEEGSVLEDLSALPVGARIPAGERWDGSPAQRVGTVSPLEPVAPVSATGRLLVNIALMLAALILPLVAILPIAPGLVAMIEIDWRSESYTYLLISPVLATTYVLLMCVLTVAAKRLILGRVKPGRYATDSWFYVRFWFVQQINDLALRLLHPIYATLYVVPWYRALGVKVGRRAEISTAAAIVPDLVDIGAESFIADAVLFGAARVEPGAIRLAHTRIGRRSFIGNSALLPTGATIGDGVLIGVLSKPPEDGGAERPDGTWFGSPPISLPVRQTVGLFDEGARFNPGPRLVMTRLAIEAVRVTLSLTVFIALFSVLLSIVGELDDLRNGGLLILIAFPFLYIGFALACGLAVVLLKWLVMGVYKPTTQPLWSTFVWRTELVTATFENLAVPNLLEPLRGTPWLPAYLRLLGCRIGKRCYLDTTDLTEHDLVTIGDDVALNDLSGLQTHLFEDRVMKVSGVTVGDRASIGSYAIVLYDADIGADAQLGDLSVIMKGETLPPGTSWEGAPARLARSI from the coding sequence TTGCGCGACGACGAACCCTATGCGCGCGACGAGCTCCTCCATGAGATGTTCGAGGCAAGCTACCGTCGGCATTTCTCCCGTACCGCCGTCCGCCTGCTGGGTGACAACCTGGAAAACAGCCGGCGTGCCGCGCTCAGCTACATGGAGTTGCACCAGCGGGCGTTGCGTTTCGCCCGGATGCTGCAGTCGATGGGCGTGCGACATGGCGATCGCGTCGTCCTCTGCCTTCCGCGCGGGCTCGACCAATATATGGCGATCCTCGGCACCCTGTGGTGCGGCGCCTGCTACGTTCCGGTCGACTGGGCCTATCCGCAGGACCGGATCGACTACATCATCGAGGACAGCGGCGCCGTCCTAGTCGTCACGGAGACGGAACGCGCCGCGGCGATGCCGATCCGCAGCCTGTCCGTCGACGCCATGCTGGGCGACCTCGCCGCGCTGGAGGCTGACTCGCTCGGCAGGCACGAAACCGAGGCAAGCCCCGACGATCTCGCCTATATCATCTACACCTCGGGCACGACCGGCAGGCCGAAGGGCGTGATGATCACGCACCGCAACGCCTGCCATCTGGTCCGGTCGGAGAGCGCCATCCTGGCGCTCGACGGCAAGGACCTCGTCTTCGGCGGCTTCAGCCTTGCGTTCGACATGTCGGTCGAGACGATGTGGAGCGCGTTCTTCGTCGGCGCTGAGCTGCTGGTCGCATCGGAAGCGCTGGCAAAGGCAGGGCCGGACATGGCGCTCGTGCTCGCGCGCGAGGCTGTGACGGTGTGGCATGTCGTGCCGTCGCTCCTCACCCTGGTCGATATCGACATGCCGGCGCTTCGCCTGCTGAATCTCGGCGGTGAGGCCTGTCCACCCGATCTCGTGGAACGATGGGCACGGCCGGGGCGGCGCATCCTCAATACCTATGGGCCGACCGAGACGACCGTCACCGCGACATGGACCGAGGTGCAGCCCGGGCGCCGGGTCACGATCGGACGGCCGCTACCCGGCTACACCGCATGGATCGTCGACGAAGCGCTATGGCCGGTGGCGGCCGGTGCTGAAGGCGAACTCGTGATTGGCGGGCCTGGTGTCGGGGCAGGCTATGTCGGGCGGCCGGACCTGACGGCGGAAAAGTTCGTCCAGACCCCGTTCGAGGGCCCCGACGGCCAGACCGCGCTCATTTATCGCTCCGGCGACCTGGTTCGTCTCGACGCGGTCGGCGATATCGAATTCATCGGGCGAATCGATACCCAGGTGAAGATCCGGGGCTTTCGCGTCGAGCTCGCCGAGATCGAGGCTGTCCTCGCCGAAGACGCGGCCGTCGCGCAGGCCGTTGTCCATCTCTTCCGCGACGACGATGGTTCGGAATTCCTCGCGGCGTTCCTGGTGGCGCGCGCGAACGCCCGGATCGACCTCGACGACGCCAAGGCCCGGGTCCGCGACCGGCTTCCCAATTATATGCGCCCGGCGGCCTATGAGATCCTGCCCTCGCTGCCGACCCTGCCTGCGTCGGGCAAAGTCGACCGCAAGGCACTTCAGCGTCCCGCCATGCTTGTGGACACGACGCGCGAGACGGTCGAGCCGGCAACCCCGCTTGAAGCCACGCTTCACGCGATCTGGAGCGAGTCGTTCGCCCCGCAGAAGGTTTCCGTTCTCGACGACATCTTCGAGGATCTGGGCGGCCATTCGCTGAAGGTCGCCCGTCTCGTTTCGGCCATCCGTACTGCCCCGGGGCTCGAGGGCGTCTCCATCCAGGACCTGTACGCTGCATCGAACATCCGCGCGCTGGCCACGCGGATAGGCAGCCAGGCACCCGTGGAGCAGGCCGAGGAGCTGCCGTTCCACAGGATCGTCGCCTGGAAGCGCTGGCTGTGCGGATTGGCCCAGACGATCGCGCTGATCCCGATCTTCACGGTCGCCGGACTGCAATGGTTCTTCCCCTATCTCGCTTATACCCGAATGGCCGATCAGGTGGATCGGGTGACGGCGCTGTTGCTGAGCGGATTCAGCTTCGTCTTCATCCCCCCGCTGGCCATGATCGCGTCCGTCATCGTCAAATGGCTGGTGATCGGACGGTTCCGCGCGGGCGATTATCCGCTCTGGGGCAGCTATTATTTCCGCTGGTGGTTCGTTCGCCGCTTCTCCGAAGTGATCGCGACACCCTATCTCGCCGGCACGCCCATGATCCGCGTTTATTACCGGCTCCTTGGCGCGCGCGTCGGCACCGATGCCTTTATCGGACGCGGCAATATCGATGCGGCTGATCTGGTGACGATCGGCCCGCGGGCGATCATCAGCGATTATGCCATGCTGGCAACCAGCTCGGTCGAGCGCGGGTTGCTGCGGCTTGGATCGGCCGAGATCGGCGCCGGCGCCTTTGTCGGATCGATGGCCGTGGTCGGTCGTGGATCCGTCCTGGAGGAAGGTTCCGTGCTTGAGGATCTGTCCGCCTTGCCCGTTGGCGCGCGCATCCCTGCGGGCGAACGCTGGGACGGATCGCCGGCCCAGCGGGTCGGTACCGTTTCACCGCTGGAGCCCGTCGCGCCGGTATCGGCGACCGGGCGCCTGCTGGTGAATATCGCGCTCATGCTGGCGGCCCTGATCCTGCCGCTCGTCGCGATCCTGCCGATCGCGCCGGGCCTCGTCGCGATGATCGAAATCGACTGGCGCAGCGAAAGCTACACCTATCTCCTGATCTCGCCGGTACTGGCGACCACCTACGTGCTGCTGATGTGCGTGCTCACCGTCGCGGCCAAGCGGCTGATCCTGGGACGCGTGAAGCCCGGGCGCTACGCGACGGACAGCTGGTTCTATGTTCGCTTCTGGTTCGTCCAGCAGATCAACGACCTCGCGCTCCGGCTGCTGCATCCGATCTATGCGACGCTCTATGTCGTGCCCTGGTACCGGGCGCTCGGCGTGAAGGTCGGGCGTCGTGCGGAGATTTCGACCGCGGCCGCGATCGTTCCCGACCTCGTCGATATCGGTGCCGAGAGCTTCATCGCCGACGCGGTATTGTTCGGCGCGGCGCGGGTCGAGCCGGGCGCGATCCGCCTGGCCCATACCCGTATCGGCCGACGGTCGTTCATCGGCAATTCGGCATTGCTGCCGACCGGCGCGACGATCGGCGACGGCGTGCTCATCGGCGTCCTGTCAAAGCCGCCCGAGGATGGCGGCGCGGAGCGCCCCGACGGGACCTGGTTCGGGTCGCCGCCGATTTCGCTGCCAGTTCGCCAGACGGTCGGGCTGTTCGACGAAGGCGCGCGCTTCAACCCCGGCCCGCGCCTGGTGATGACCCGCCTCGCGATCGAGGCAGTCCGCGTCACGCTGTCGCTCACGGTCTTCATCGCGCTGTTCAGCGTCCTGTTGTCGATCGTCGGCGAGCTCGACGACCTGCGCAACGGCGGGCTGCTGATCCTGATCGCCTTCCCCTTCCTCTATATCGGCTTCGCGCTCGCCTGCGGGCTGGCGGTGGTCCTGCTCAAATGGCTCGTCATGGGGGTCTACAAGCCGACCACCCAGCCCCTGTGGAGCACCTTTGTCTGGCGGACCGAGCTGGTGACGGCGACCTTCGAGAATCTCGCGGTGCCGAACCTGCTTGAACCGTTGCGCGGCACGCCGTGGCTGCCCGCCTATCTTCGTCTTCTCGGCTGCCGCATCGGCAAGCGCTGCTATCTCGATACGACTGATCTCACCGAGCATGATCTCGTCACGATCGGCGACGATGTCGCGCTCAACGATCTTTCAGGGCTTCAGACTCACCTGTTCGAGGACCGGGTCATGAAGGTCAGCGGCGTAACGGTAGGCGACCGGGCGTCGATCGGCTCCTACGCGATCGTGCTGTACGACGCCGATATCGGCGCTGATGCTCAGCTTGGCGATCTGTCGGTCATCATGAAGGGAGAGACCTTGCCTCCCGGCACATCCTGGGAAGGAGCCCCTGCCCGGCTTGCGCGATCGATCTGA